Part of the Xenopus laevis strain J_2021 chromosome 2S, Xenopus_laevis_v10.1, whole genome shotgun sequence genome is shown below.
gaggcaagttttggttgtataaaaaccagatgtactgccaaacaaagcctgctgtaggctaccagtccacataggggctaccaaacagacagtaacagcccttatttgacatccccatggacttatccatgcttgtgttgctctccaactcttttttttatatttaaaggtttctcacgagtaaaaaaggttggggacccctgcccttaACTTTTTCCAGCTCCAGCTGCAGgggcaaagatcatggagccagatttaaacagataaactgagatggaggattattttgcaacagccactggttctgcagagttggagaaagtttgtattaaactataaaatccacattagattacatgacaacacaggacccagtgcagtctgcatattctgattattaatcagtcttgctgtatcagcttctggcagatattatttgacttgtgctgttttgataatttatgatgatctttaagcagcccagaccacactgagcatgtgcacagtcttggtcttgcaaagatgtttcacaaagttacaagatggtgaccccctgtggccaactgtgaaagcataaatcatttgtttgattaggcttctggtgcagtaagttcatgtttatgtctagtatacaaaatacagcattattttattttagactttacttcccttttaatgCAATTCATCTACCACTTATTTTGCACTTGGAAACCTCCTACTGATCTATGAATGCATGATTACATAATTGGATTTACCTTGAATGTAAAAAGTCTAATTATAAGACAGATAACTGTTCAACTAATGAAAAAACTTACACCAGAATCCAATCCACGACAAacaaccgtttttttttttttttacattgcagcTTTACTGAGCAATATTAAGAATTAAGAACCGCAAACATGAGTACCTGTAAAAATTCAATGGTTACATTTTTGCCAAAACACTAACATGGAATGTTAATTAAATATTAGACTTTTTCTCTAAATTGcctctggaattaaaaaaaaaatattccgaAGCAGTGCATtacaaacattcaagtttttaatttcattgaatttattttaattgcttaGTTTCGATTTCTGTATGTGCTTTGAAATGAGGTATGCATTTCTTTTCCAGATATAACATGGGGACAAAGTGGAAAGCATCACCTTGCTGTGaaagcccttcaaaaaaaaaaagagttgcatGCCCCAATGAATAGAGCATTCTATGGCCTGTATCAAAACAAATCACAATTCCAGTAAGAAGACGCCCTCTCTATACAATGAAATGTTCTCACAGTCCAATGAAAATTCTAGCTTAGCTTATATAGAGGGACTACTCCGTggactgtttttttaattgcttttgtaCAAACCAGGAAGTTAAATTAATAGTCAAAAAGTAGGCTGAACACTAGTGTATTAATTGAACTGATGTTAAAAAAGTGGGTATACTGCCTCTTTGTAGGTAACGTAATTactccaaaaattaaaaaaacattatggtAAAAGACAAAATTTCATGTCATGGGAACAGTAATGCAATAGTAACCATCTTGGCAGTTACTCTAtggcagtgatacccaaccagtggcttgtgagcaacatgtttctcaccagccccttggatgttgctcccagttgcctcaaaacaGATGCTTGTTTTTGGAGGCAAGTGTTTgttgtgtaaaaaccaggtgtactgccaaacagagccttctgtaggctgccagtccacacatgTGCTCCCAAATGGCCAAACACAATACTTATTTTGCATCACCCAATTACATCTTGCTTGTCTTGCTTCTTTTAGATCTGTATGTGATGCAAGGCCTTCAATACTGCAATCAGCAATACCAGTAGCGATAAAAACAGTGGCACAACTGGCCCgtgaaacaatattttttgtgtAGTAATAAAGCtgaaaatgttgaacattattaAATATTCTAGACCACTGCTGTCTTGCACTTGCACCATGAGTCTGCATACGACCTTACAGGTCCACCTTTATTGGCCCTGTGCTCAGTGCTGGCGGCTCAGAGTCTCATTCCATTGTGAAAAGACATTTCACATAAGACGATGTTCAGGGATTGGAAAAGGGACTTTTGATTCAACTAAAACCAATTACAGATGAGGTTCCCTTGTCCAATTGAAGCTGCATATTACAGGCAATGCTAGCAATAGACAATTTCAAGAGAGGGAAAGAATATAAAGATGATGGGGGCTGACCACCAATAAAATTTGGAAGACCTAAATAGAAGAATATAAGGGAATCAAAGGAGAaaggagtgcagagaataaaaCAGTAAAAGGGGGTAATAAATTAAGtggggattaaaggagaaggaaaccctgtagaaaaaaccccCGTACCCCCCATCCCACGTAGActcccatccctcctccccccaggctaactgccccccagggaaatgccccatattttatacttaccccccgttgcagattctggcagcggacttcatggcatccatcttccaggtcctaTGTAAACTGACTGGGAAATCGGTATGTCAGCGCATGCGCAAAATTGCCTTTCTTTCAgccagcttaccgaggacccagaagatggatgccgtgaagtccgctgccagaatctgtgatGAGGGGTAGGTATAAAGTAAGGGCCATTTCtccggggggcagttagcctggggggagggggggtctatgtggggtgggggtacgggtttttttctacagagtttccttctcctttaaagtcagggCCAATCCTTCCTTTAAtcggctccactagtgcagagagtgttTATTACACGAGTAATGCGGCCCCCCTTTGACAAagttttaaagtagaactaaaccctccaaTAATGAAAATCCCTATCCACTACCCTATATAGTCCCCCCTACCTGCTTCCCCCCCGCATAGCTGATTACCCCTAgaagtgcccctaattcattacttaTGTATGGGTGCAGAATAcacgcagcggagctcatgggagCCACATTCCGGCTCTTCAGTATTCTTCAGgttctcttccttcccttcggcaatttccggaAGAGCCAGAAGATTGGCGCCATAAGCTCCGCTGCACTTATTCTGCATCTATACGTAAGTAATGAATTAGGTGCACTTTCAGAGGTAATCACCTATGTGgggggaaagcagggaggggggactatgtatggtagtgttttttattattggggggtttagttctcctttaagcggaAGGGGGGttggcattggggctgctgcctcagccGGAAGCAGCCCAGGATCGCCCCCGATTGAAGAACACCAtacaatacatttgaaaaaagagaaaataaaggaggggaaaaaaaataaagggtaaTGGCAAGGGTGTACAGAaaaggaggcaaaaaaaaaaaggcatcaactgaaataaatatggcccttaaaAGTTGGACAGCGCTGGTCTTGAATCGTAAGCATGATTCAGTGTAAAAAAGGTCAGGTTGTTCAGTGTACCCAGTGTAATTGAAATTTCGAGGTACTTGCTTAATTAGCCAAAAACCAAAAATGATTTCTAGTTAAATATACAGGAATCTTATGCTTCTACATGGTCTACACAGCGGCTGTGACCCCTCTTGAGTGCTTTGACATTTCTAGTTTGCATATCTGCAGGTTTGCACTTTTTAAAACTTTAGCTCATTTATTGCTGGATTCCTTTAGTGATATAGGACAATGGTCACATTTAAGCCAATTGTTGGTTGGTTGGGGGGCAGGCAAGGCAATGGCAACTTGCCCTAAACTGCAATAGTATGCAAGGAGAGTGGCCACAATTTTGGGCAAAGAAATCTTGGGCAGAGAAGTGCCCAAATCACCCCATGTGACTTTGCCCTTAAAAATGCAGAATATATACAAAGACCTTATATTTATATCAATAAGAGGATAGATGTAACAACTAAACGTGTCCACAGAAACATGTACTTGTACTTCAGTGAAGTATTTTATTAGATCCTAAGTCAAAAATCATGATTTTAATAAATGATACCATTCATTGTGCAAGAAGCTGGAACAGCTCTGTCTAGGTCAAACcaatctgaattattttgattAGATTTCTTGACAGACCTAAATATTAGATATTCTTCATTTAGTTCACCCAAACAATGCTACATGCATGACCACCCACTCATACTTGATGGGCTTGCATGGCTGGGATAAAGGGTTTACAGGGTTATTGACTTTCAAATGCAAGAGTCAACAGCAAGCAGTAGATGGCTTATGTTTTCTTTGCAGGTTAACTGTATCTGTGTGCATCAGTTGATCGGATCTATCCTCTATGGCTAAAACCCTCCTAACAGCTTCTTCAAATGCTGCAGCAACGTTTGTGGCATCTTTAGCGCTAGTTTCAAAATAGGGATGATTTCCATTGTCTCTACACCAGGCTTGGGCCTCTTCAACTGTCACCTGGCGGTCTGTCATGTCTATTTTGTTTCCCAAGACAACAAGCGGAAAGTTGTCAGGGTCTTTGACATCTGCATAGAATATAAATTCCTTTTTCCAATTGGTCAGGTTTTGAAAACTCTGAGAATCATCAACACTGAATGTGAGTAAACAGCAATCGGATCCCCTGTAAAAGGGGGTTCTCAGGCTCCTAAAGCGCTCCTGGCCTGCAGTGTCCCAGATCTGCATTGTTACCATGTGACCATCCACTTCCAGCTCTTTATTGAGGAACTCAACACCTATTGTGTGGAATAACTGTGTGTCAAACTTATTAGTGACGTATCTATTCATGAGAGAACTTTTTCCAACTCCTCCATCTCCCAGAAGAATGATTTTCAGCAGTGAGGATTTTGTAGACATTGTAATAgacacagttttcctttaaagtgatgatctgtaaccacaaaataaagtaaatatacaAATGGCTTTTCTGtgaatatattgaaataaaaaataaattactgttttaaacgggaacattttttttctatatatctttttAAGTGagcaattattataattataatcaaAGTCACACTAGATgataaatgttaatgtaaataaTCATAAATATCAAAAATTAAATGTGTAGTATTATGGCTTGCTAGATGTGAATGCATACAGAATAATATAGTCCTTACTTATATACAGAAGTTCTGCTTGCAATTGTAGCCAGAATCATACTTCACACCCTCATATTTTATGTTAGAAAGGTGATATTGATCTGGGGGATGGGCAATACCCTTTCAACATGGGACTTCTTCAGACAATTAATAAAGGGAGCCCAACCCATCATTAAAGAATAAACAAACCtgtcttttatataaaaatgattctaaatagtgcccagaataacatacctttccCCACATTTAGTATTATGTTGTTTCTAAATCACAATTTAAGCTACTTCCTGGTCCAGCATGAAGCTCTTTTTGACCATGAAGACAATCAAAGAGGTGACTGCTGTGCAGGAGGCAGAAAGCATGTACAATAGACTTCTTTCACCAGCTTCCTatttaagggtgaagacacacagagctactggtagcagctacaaaatagacaatagtgataattggctttgccaAGACAATACATGTGTTTTagagcagaggcaattctcagtattgtctatggtagGGTATTTTTTGTAGCTACAAGTACAGTAGCTGATACTATGAAATCTGTGTGTCTTTACACTAAAAGAAAAGGAAGGCTCCTTATACTAAAGGGGCAGAGCTTCACATTAGATAAGAAGTATGGAATGAATGAATAATGTTATTTTggaggcttttttttaaaaaaaaaaacctcaaatacaaataaaaaggcctacttatcctttaagttaacatATGAAATGCAGGAAGCTACGTAGAAATTGACAACCTTTTGGACCCTTGGTGTAAACATAGTACCCCTCCAACAATATTGTTGGTGAACTAAATTCATAACTGATGTAACTGTATACAAGAGCAATTTCTGGTTTCTGTCATGTTGTTTTTACATGTAATGTATATAATGCAAACTTAAAATACTGCTAGAGGTGcacttggtatgtaatgatatattaacaaatatatatatataattgggcTGATTATTTCCATTTCATATGATTTCAATTTCCTATGCTCCTAAAAGCTTtttgatgtgcctgcacctgtACAGGCAAACAGAGCAGATTCCACCACAAAAATGCACACTTGAGTACATCAAAAAGCTTGGCCTGCATTTATCCACAGGCCACAAATCCACACCTACTTCAGTGAACAGACCAAACAGTTGGTTTTTATCAgttattttaatcataaaaaaatgaatggcttttgttttttcctgagcttgagcaaactggaaaactgaagctacttcatgtttggtccttgcaaggtagatttCCAGAGTAGAGATAATTCCCCCTGTACAAAGGACTactgctacaggtatggaacctgttatccagaatgctcgggccctggggttttcaagataatggatatttccataatttggatcttcatcttgtaagcctactagaaaatcacgtacacattaaataaacccaaaaagctggttttgcttccaatatggattaattatatcttagttgggatcaagtacaaggtactgttctatttttacagagaaaaaggaaatcatttatattcattataatggaatctattcagagctttctggataacaggtttccagataacggatcccatacctgtactaaaacatGCACACCAAAGGGGGAAGAGCAGTGGTGGTTATTACTAGAAATACATTTATCTGCCTTGCTACTGCAATTATAGGAAGTTTTTAGAGCTCAAGGTGAAAGGTCATTCTATATAGGGGTATTAGAATCATTCTACAAAACAAGCAATATAATTGTTGTCTAATGTGAGAAGTTTTGCTAGGCaagactaagggcagagacacacgctgctatttcgggagattagttgcccagcgacaaatcgcttcttcgggagactaatctccccaaactgccttcctgccagctagaatgtaaatcgccggcgggatggcaatcggatcgatttggctttccgaagtcgcccgaagcgtTCCGAATGCCAGAAAAATTTGTTGTCTAAGCAACAGCTATTTGTTTGGTATGGGAAGAAGGCACTTAGAAAGTATTACTGTTACCTTATTTTATCACTTCAGTTTTTAACATCAGGCAGCATCTaaaaaagaagataaataatactaatattattttgttgtGAAAACTTTCACACATTTTCAATGAAATTCATGTATTCACTGACAGGGGGATGCTGTGCTTTCAGTACAATTAGTAAATCCAGAAAGGTAGGCAGAAACTCTTCCATTATGCACAAGTGAAACACCACATGCAATGTTAGCTCTTTTGGGAAGGGCTCTTTTTACCTCTTATATCAGTTAC
Proteins encoded:
- the rab9a.S gene encoding RAB9A, member RAS oncogene family S homeolog is translated as MSTKSSLLKIILLGDGGVGKSSLMNRYVTNKFDTQLFHTIGVEFLNKELEVDGHMVTMQIWDTAGQERFRSLRTPFYRGSDCCLLTFSVDDSQSFQNLTNWKKEFIFYADVKDPDNFPLVVLGNKIDMTDRQVTVEEAQAWCRDNGNHPYFETSAKDATNVAAAFEEAVRRVLAIEDRSDQLMHTDTVNLQRKHKPSTACC